The following is a genomic window from Microvirga ossetica.
TCGAAACGAACGAGCGTCACGAACAGGCGAATGTCCGTTTCCGTCAGGCGATTGCCGAACAGGAAGACACGGTCGGACAGTAGGGCCTCCACCTTGTCGTCCCGAGGGAAGGTTGGAGCGAATAGTGGCTCGTCAAATCAGGCCTCTACGCCGGGGGCATATGGTCAGTCCCGTGAAACTTGGGTGCAGTGCTGATGGAAACGCTCCGCAAGCCAGGCGCATCGATCTTCAACTCAGTCGCCCATTGAAGCTCAACGAGCATTTCTGGTTGGACGTTTGAACTCCCAAATGGCCGCAACAAGTGGTAAGCGGTCTTCTTGCGAAGTGCCGAAACCTACATCCTCAGGAGCCTTCACCCGGTCCAAGATCGATGGATCCATCGAGCATGCGCCAGACGCACTTTCGGACTGAAAGACGCCGTCACTCTGGTAGGCCGGCCTTTTCCAGTCCTGTGAGGTAGAGTTCACCCATCTTGGGATCGTGGGAACTGGTGCTTCGGGAGGTTCGAAGGCTAGAGGTGGGTTGCGCCTTCAGGAGTTCGGCGACAACCGCTTATGCCTCATCCATGCGGCCCAGATGGGCGAGAGCTGCGGCACGGTAACGGCGCGCGACATTGTGCGTCGGAACCTCGGCCAGGACCCGGCTGGTCAAGGTCACCGTCTCGTCGAAATGGCCTGCGAAGAAGTGTGCCGCCGCCAGACCAAGCATCGGGAAATAGCCTTTCGGGTCGACAGGGCTCAGGCGCCGCGCTTCTTCGAACTGCTCGATGGCCCGCAGACTGTCTCCCATGTAATGAAACACCCACCCGCAGAACGAGCGCACATGAACCGAGTTCGGATGAATGGCGAGCGCTCGGTTGGCCAGGTCGAGCGATTGTTCGAAGCGCACGCCCAGGGTTGAATAGGCCCAAGCCGCGACCGCCAGGACCGACGCGTTTTCAGGGTCGGCCGTGACCGCGCGTCCGGCCAACGCGCAGGCCTCAGCGGTGCTGGCCTGCTTGTCCGCGGCCCATCCGTTGACCACCATTCGGACGAGACATTCCGCGAGGGCCGCGAGCGCATCCCCATAGGTCGGGTCGAGAGCGACGGCTCTACGGAGCAGACCTTCGGCCTCCTCGAAACCGGCTCGTGTGTAGATGTTGATGGCCGGGAGCGCCCGCAGATACAAATCATACGCGTCGAGATTGTCGGTTGGTTTGCGCTGGGCCCGTTCGATCTCCGCCAACCGCAGGCTCGGCTCGACCGCAATCATGACACTTGTGGTGATGCGATCCTGGAGCTCGAAGATCTCCGAGATCTCGCCATCGAAGCGGTCCGCCCACAGGTGGGCGCCCGTGGCGGCCTCGAGGGGCTGCCCCGAGATTCGGACGCGCTGACCGGCCTTGCGGATCGAGCCTTCCAGGAGATAGCGGACGCCGAGGTCGCGGCCGATCTGGTGCGCATCGATGGCGTTGTTCTTGTAGGAGAAGGACGAGTTCCGGGCGATGACGAAGAGCCACCTGACCCGGCTCAGGGCCGTGATGATGTCCTCCACAATGCCGTCGGCAAAGTACTCCTGTTTAGGGTCGCCGCTCATGTTGCTGAACGGCAGCACGGCAATCGAGGGCTTGGTTGGCGAGCTGGGTGTCGGTCTCGCCGGTGACGCCGACGTGTGGCCACTGGCGTAAACCCTGACAGGCCGCGTGATGTTCTTGAGGGTCTGCTCGCCCCAATCCTGCCAGGCCAGCGCCAGCCTGCCTTGCAGCTCGTCATAAACCTTGGCCGAGATCACGATGCCGCCAGGAGAAGCCATGGGT
Proteins encoded in this region:
- a CDS encoding adenylate/guanylate cyclase domain-containing protein, which produces MSAAAGAERRLAAILAADVVGSSRLMEADEAYALAAIHAALHDVLIATAARHGGRVFKTIGDGALIEFASAVAAVTCAHEVQKTLSERSAAKPEDKQVRLRIGINLGDVVARPDGDLYGDGINIAARLEPMASPGGIVISAKVYDELQGRLALAWQDWGEQTLKNITRPVRVYASGHTSASPARPTPSSPTKPSIAVLPFSNMSGDPKQEYFADGIVEDIITALSRVRWLFVIARNSSFSYKNNAIDAHQIGRDLGVRYLLEGSIRKAGQRVRISGQPLEAATGAHLWADRFDGEISEIFELQDRITTSVMIAVEPSLRLAEIERAQRKPTDNLDAYDLYLRALPAINIYTRAGFEEAEGLLRRAVALDPTYGDALAALAECLVRMVVNGWAADKQASTAEACALAGRAVTADPENASVLAVAAWAYSTLGVRFEQSLDLANRALAIHPNSVHVRSFCGWVFHYMGDSLRAIEQFEEARRLSPVDPKGYFPMLGLAAAHFFAGHFDETVTLTSRVLAEVPTHNVARRYRAAALAHLGRMDEA